From the Selenomonas timonae genome, one window contains:
- a CDS encoding NAD-dependent DNA ligase, whose translation MREENEAIAELIGALHRLVNVLEEFVQSSEGEEPLPTEKTEAPTLEEVRAVLAKLSVEGHSAAVKALIAKFGADKLSDIAPEQYAALLKEAEHIGT comes from the coding sequence ATGCGGGAGGAAAATGAAGCAATAGCCGAGCTTATCGGCGCTCTTCACCGACTGGTTAATGTCTTGGAGGAATTCGTGCAGAGTTCCGAAGGAGAGGAACCGTTGCCAACGGAGAAGACAGAAGCACCGACCCTTGAGGAGGTACGCGCCGTACTTGCGAAACTCTCTGTCGAAGGACACAGTGCCGCCGTCAAGGCACTGATTGCCAAGTTCGGTGCGGACAAACTCAGCGACATCGCACCGGAGCAGTATGCGGCACTCTTGAAGGAGGCTGAGCACATTGGCACGTAA
- a CDS encoding DNA polymerase: MKSISIDLETRSSVDIGKSGVYRYAEAEDFAILLFGYAVDGGTVEVIDIANGEQIPQEILDALIDESVIKWAFNANFERVCLSRYLSDLGIDLDPFRDNHPLSKECARFLNPHSWRCTMVWSAYMGLPLSLAAVGRVLGLEEQKMTEGKALIRSFSTPPFHEPTGEKWELFKAYNRRDVEVETAIQKRLSKYPVPQSVWEEYVLDQEINDRGIRLDMPLVENAVQIDATTKDKLMERLKALTRLENPNSVAQMKEWLKERGVETESLDKKSVTALLKTAQSPVSDVLVLRQQLAKSSVKKYQAMRNAVCVDSRARGMFQFYGANRTGRFAGRIVQLQNLPQNHLSDLKCARDLVRQGNYAALEMLYDPVPDVLSQLIRTAFIPKEGRKFIVADFSAIEARVLSWLAKERWRMDVFEGNGDIYCATAGRMFHCNVVKHGENGHLRQKGKQAELACIAEGQLVLTNEGLVPIEYVRAEHLLWDGESWVSHDGVIFKGEREVITYEGLTATPDHLVWVQGKSQPIQFGDAASCGAHLVQTGDGGTAIRLGENHQPGKEMECGNESLLRSDKMYGMRCNPVAVLGQSSQREIEGLPELFATETDSILVGQTTHSSKTTLREPERQGVPSVWRARDQVRFSECDGGRSVSHKNIRSALTLDGTGSHRYERKLHQRESTLCTQSAKSSKPQNYGFVGVSSGVLALLPRCGNEKTVRRNDSFGDYQSCGDSCQREKEELAYHQRTARLYDIRNAGKHHRFTVSGKLVHNCGYGGSVGALKAFGALESGMKEEELKPLVDAWRAANLSIVDFWWAVDRAAKDCIKERSTKITHGIRFIYQGSMMFIELPSGRRLSYVKPRIGENRFGGESITYMGLDLSKKWARIESYGPKLVENITQAISRDILCYAMQTLRTMDIVAHVHDELIIECDERVSLVAVCEQMARTPPWADGLPLRADGFECQFYQKD, encoded by the coding sequence ATGAAGTCTATTTCTATCGATCTTGAAACTCGGAGCAGTGTAGATATTGGGAAAAGCGGCGTTTATCGTTACGCAGAGGCAGAGGACTTTGCGATCCTGCTTTTCGGCTATGCCGTGGATGGAGGCACGGTGGAGGTCATCGATATTGCCAATGGAGAGCAGATTCCGCAGGAAATTTTGGACGCACTGATCGATGAGAGCGTCATCAAGTGGGCGTTTAATGCCAACTTTGAGCGTGTGTGTCTGTCGCGTTACTTGTCGGACTTGGGGATAGACCTCGATCCGTTCCGTGACAATCATCCGCTTTCCAAAGAGTGTGCCCGTTTTCTGAATCCCCACAGCTGGCGATGCACAATGGTCTGGTCTGCCTACATGGGCTTGCCATTATCGCTTGCCGCCGTGGGCAGAGTGTTGGGACTGGAAGAGCAGAAAATGACCGAGGGCAAGGCACTCATTCGATCTTTTTCTACACCTCCGTTCCACGAACCCACAGGAGAGAAGTGGGAACTCTTCAAAGCCTATAATCGCCGTGATGTCGAAGTGGAGACGGCAATACAGAAACGTCTGTCCAAATATCCTGTGCCGCAATCGGTATGGGAGGAGTATGTGCTCGACCAAGAAATCAATGATCGTGGAATACGGCTTGATATGCCTCTCGTGGAGAATGCCGTCCAGATTGACGCGACCACAAAGGACAAGTTGATGGAACGCCTGAAAGCTCTGACCAGGCTTGAGAATCCGAACAGCGTGGCGCAGATGAAAGAATGGCTCAAAGAGCGCGGTGTTGAAACGGAGTCACTTGATAAGAAGTCTGTGACAGCTTTGCTCAAGACCGCCCAGTCTCCTGTCTCCGATGTATTGGTGCTTCGTCAGCAACTCGCGAAATCCTCGGTGAAGAAATATCAGGCGATGAGAAATGCCGTCTGTGTGGACAGCCGTGCACGGGGAATGTTTCAATTTTACGGAGCAAATCGCACCGGACGTTTTGCGGGACGCATCGTGCAACTGCAAAATCTTCCGCAGAATCATCTCTCCGACCTCAAATGCGCTCGTGACCTTGTGCGGCAGGGAAATTATGCGGCACTGGAAATGCTCTATGACCCCGTACCGGATGTGTTGTCGCAGCTGATTCGCACTGCCTTTATCCCGAAGGAGGGCAGAAAATTCATCGTTGCGGACTTCTCTGCCATCGAAGCGCGGGTGCTATCATGGCTTGCCAAGGAGCGATGGCGCATGGATGTTTTTGAGGGTAACGGCGATATCTACTGCGCTACGGCGGGCAGGATGTTTCATTGTAATGTAGTGAAACACGGTGAGAACGGGCATCTCAGGCAAAAAGGGAAACAGGCAGAACTGGCGTGTATCGCTGAGGGACAGCTTGTCCTTACGAATGAAGGACTTGTCCCTATTGAGTATGTCCGTGCGGAGCATTTGCTCTGGGACGGAGAAAGCTGGGTCAGCCATGATGGTGTCATTTTCAAAGGCGAACGGGAGGTAATTACCTATGAAGGTCTTACAGCAACCCCGGATCATCTCGTCTGGGTTCAGGGGAAATCGCAGCCGATACAGTTTGGAGATGCCGCCTCCTGCGGCGCACATCTCGTACAAACAGGAGATGGTGGGACGGCAATTCGGCTGGGTGAGAATCATCAGCCCGGAAAAGAGATGGAATGCGGCAATGAATCATTGCTACGTTCTGACAAAATGTACGGGATGCGGTGCAATCCAGTGGCAGTACTTGGACAATCTTCGCAGCGGGAAATCGAAGGGCTGCCAGAGCTGTTCGCAACCGAGACAGATTCCATCTTGGTTGGACAGACGACTCACAGCAGCAAAACAACGCTGCGAGAACCCGAACGACAGGGCGTACCCTCTGTATGGAGGGCGAGGGATCAAGTTCGATTTTCCGAGTGTGACGGAGGCAGGTCTGTATCTCATAAAAACATTCGGTCTGCCCTCACGCTCGATGGAACTGGATCGCATCGATACGAACGGAAATTACACCAAAGGGAATCTACGCTTTGTACCCAGAGCGCAAAATCAAGCAAACCGCAGAATTACGGTTTTGTCGGAGTTTCATCAGGAGTATTGGCCTTATTGCCGCGCTGTGGTAACGAGAAAACTGTCCGCAGGAATGACTCGTTCGGAGATTATCAAAGCTGCGGAGACAGCTGTCAGCGAGAAAAGGAAGAATTGGCGTATCATCAGCGCACGGCTCGACTTTATGACATCAGAAATGCCGGAAAGCATCACCGTTTTACCGTATCGGGAAAATTAGTCCACAACTGCGGCTACGGCGGATCCGTCGGTGCGCTGAAAGCGTTCGGCGCATTGGAGTCCGGGATGAAGGAAGAGGAGCTGAAGCCGCTCGTGGATGCTTGGCGTGCAGCAAATCTGAGCATAGTGGATTTCTGGTGGGCTGTGGATCGTGCCGCAAAGGACTGCATCAAGGAACGCAGCACAAAAATCACGCACGGTATCCGGTTCATCTATCAGGGCAGCATGATGTTCATCGAACTACCGAGTGGCAGACGGCTTTCCTATGTGAAGCCGCGCATTGGAGAGAATCGGTTTGGCGGCGAATCCATCACCTATATGGGACTCGACCTATCGAAAAAGTGGGCGCGGATCGAATCCTACGGCCCGAAGCTCGTGGAAAACATCACGCAGGCAATCAGCCGTGACATTCTCTGTTATGCCATGCAGACGCTGCGAACGATGGACATTGTCGCGCACGTCCATGACGAACTCATCATCGAATGCGACGAGCGAGTCTCTCTTGTTGCCGTGTGTGAGCAGATGGCGCGAACCCCGCCTTGGGCAGACGGACTCCCGCTCCGTGCCGATGGTTTCGAGTGCCAATTCTATCAGAAAGATTGA
- a CDS encoding DUF2815 family protein has translation MAKVINPTKVITGVKTRWSYANVWQAKSINGGTPKYSVSLIIPKSDTKTVTAVKNAIQAAYEEGQSKLKGSSKSVPALTAIKNPLRDGDVERPDDAAYKDSYFINANSATAPGIVDAARNPIIEHSEVYSGVYGRASINFYAFNSNGNKGIACGLNNLQKISDGEPLGGKTRAEDDFADEDEDFLS, from the coding sequence ATGGCAAAAGTTATCAATCCGACAAAAGTGATCACGGGTGTCAAGACACGTTGGAGCTATGCCAACGTCTGGCAGGCAAAGTCCATCAACGGCGGTACGCCGAAGTACAGTGTGTCGCTTATTATTCCCAAGTCCGACACCAAGACCGTGACCGCAGTCAAGAACGCCATTCAGGCGGCGTACGAGGAAGGGCAATCAAAGCTCAAGGGCAGCAGCAAGTCCGTGCCCGCACTCACGGCGATCAAGAACCCACTCCGTGACGGCGATGTGGAACGCCCGGACGATGCGGCATACAAGGACAGCTACTTCATCAACGCCAACTCGGCTACGGCTCCCGGCATCGTGGATGCTGCCCGCAATCCGATCATCGAGCACTCGGAGGTCTACTCCGGCGTTTACGGACGCGCAAGCATCAACTTCTACGCATTCAACTCGAACGGCAACAAGGGCATCGCTTGCGGGCTGAACAACCTGCAGAAGATTTCCGACGGTGAGCCGCTCGGCGGCAAGACACGCGCCGAGGATGACTTCGCCGATGAGGACGAAGATTTCCTCAGCTAA
- a CDS encoding DEAD/DEAH box helicase — protein MKFIPHDYQQYAIDFIESHPTAAVLLDMGLGKTVITLTALNDLLFDHFEISRVLVIAPLRVARNTWPQEIGKWEHLNHIRYSVAVGTEKERRDALRKQTSLYIINRENVPWLVEKTDFTYDAIVIDELSSFKNWSGKRFKALMKVRPLAKRVIGLTGTPSGNGLMDLFAEFKVLDMGQRLGRFITKYRQDYFKPDKRNGQVVFSYAPLPEAEERIYEKISDITISMKAADHLRMPELIESEYSVRMDEEEKKMYAEMCEQLVLQMKGDEVTAANAGVLSGKLVQMANGAVYTDDGATLHIHDRKLDALEDIIESMNGKPLLVAYWFRHDAERVEKRVPCVRLDTDETIARWNRGEIPVALIHPASAGHGLNLQSGGSSLVWFGITWSLELYQQTVARLYRQGQNSNTVVVQHIIAEGTIDERILRALKRKDKTQTALIEAVKAEVTS, from the coding sequence GTGAAGTTCATACCGCATGATTACCAGCAGTACGCCATCGACTTTATCGAAAGCCATCCGACTGCCGCCGTACTCCTGGATATGGGACTTGGGAAAACGGTGATTACTCTCACGGCCCTCAACGACCTGCTCTTTGACCATTTTGAGATTTCTCGCGTTCTCGTTATTGCACCGCTTCGTGTGGCACGGAATACATGGCCGCAGGAGATCGGCAAGTGGGAGCATCTGAATCATATCCGCTATTCCGTTGCAGTCGGAACGGAGAAAGAGCGTCGGGATGCGCTTCGCAAGCAGACCTCCCTCTACATCATCAACCGCGAGAACGTGCCGTGGCTCGTGGAGAAAACCGACTTCACCTACGATGCCATCGTGATTGACGAACTCTCCTCGTTCAAGAATTGGAGCGGCAAGCGATTCAAGGCACTCATGAAGGTTCGCCCATTGGCGAAGAGAGTCATCGGATTGACGGGCACACCATCCGGCAACGGCTTGATGGACTTGTTCGCAGAGTTCAAGGTACTCGACATGGGACAGCGACTGGGGCGGTTCATTACGAAGTATCGGCAAGATTACTTCAAACCGGACAAGCGAAATGGACAGGTGGTCTTCTCCTACGCTCCCTTGCCAGAAGCCGAGGAGCGGATCTACGAGAAAATCTCCGATATCACCATCTCCATGAAAGCCGCCGATCATCTGAGGATGCCCGAGCTGATTGAGAGCGAATACAGCGTCCGCATGGATGAGGAAGAGAAGAAAATGTATGCCGAGATGTGCGAGCAGTTGGTTTTGCAGATGAAGGGCGATGAGGTGACGGCGGCAAATGCCGGTGTCTTGTCCGGGAAACTCGTGCAGATGGCAAACGGCGCAGTCTACACCGACGATGGAGCTACGCTGCATATACATGACCGCAAACTTGATGCCTTGGAAGACATCATCGAGAGCATGAACGGCAAGCCGCTCCTCGTGGCGTACTGGTTTCGTCATGACGCAGAGCGCGTCGAAAAGCGCGTGCCATGCGTCCGACTGGATACGGATGAGACAATCGCCCGATGGAATCGTGGTGAAATCCCCGTCGCCCTGATCCATCCGGCGAGCGCAGGTCATGGCCTCAACCTTCAGAGCGGCGGTTCGAGCTTGGTGTGGTTCGGTATCACTTGGAGTTTGGAACTCTATCAGCAGACCGTGGCACGGCTCTATCGGCAGGGACAGAACTCAAACACTGTGGTGGTGCAGCACATCATCGCCGAGGGCACGATTGACGAGAGAATCCTCCGTGCCTTGAAACGAAAGGACAAGACTCAGACGGCTCTGATTGAAGCCGTCAAAGCGGAGGTAACATCATGA
- a CDS encoding ORF6N domain-containing protein, whose translation MNELTVLEHNSIRVMTTEQLAEAYGCRAIHIQQNFKNNRARFVEGKHYFKLEGADLKAFKDSLENIESVVGSRAPSLILWTKQGAARHSKMLGTERAWNVFDELEESYFNPMRNMTPEEFLLFSAQRMVEQAKEIKAANARIDKVDERLLDVESKQMTIDEHHYTIIGYANLTGVRGVSRDAAARLGRKASAMSRKQGYHIGKEYDAKYGLVNTYHVDVLQEVFRR comes from the coding sequence ATGAATGAACTTACGGTATTGGAACACAACAGCATCCGTGTCATGACCACGGAGCAGCTTGCCGAGGCGTATGGATGCAGGGCAATTCATATCCAGCAGAATTTTAAGAACAACAGGGCGCGATTCGTTGAGGGGAAGCATTACTTCAAACTTGAAGGTGCTGATCTCAAGGCTTTCAAGGACTCACTCGAAAATATCGAGTCAGTTGTCGGGAGTCGCGCACCGTCTCTGATTCTTTGGACGAAACAAGGGGCGGCGCGTCACAGCAAAATGCTCGGAACTGAGCGGGCGTGGAATGTTTTCGATGAGCTGGAAGAAAGCTATTTCAACCCCATGAGGAACATGACACCCGAGGAATTTCTGCTGTTCAGCGCACAGCGAATGGTGGAACAGGCGAAGGAAATCAAGGCGGCAAATGCCCGTATCGACAAGGTGGATGAACGGCTTCTCGATGTGGAGTCCAAGCAGATGACCATCGATGAGCACCACTACACCATCATCGGCTATGCCAACCTCACGGGAGTTCGTGGTGTGAGCCGGGATGCCGCCGCAAGACTCGGACGCAAAGCCTCGGCAATGTCCAGAAAGCAAGGCTACCATATCGGCAAGGAGTACGATGCAAAATATGGCTTGGTGAACACCTATCATGTGGATGTACTGCAGGAAGTTTTCAGGAGGTGA
- a CDS encoding virulence-associated E family protein, whose translation MKIAVCNRNTEKRYKNKEMSWEDIKERNRHPIRTSETVEEYPKLPKAQRDIAKDQGGFVGGWLRGGIRKKGHVISRECGALDADHIPDGEDFLGKAKEVLAGVRFFIYSTHSHAPQHQRYRLVMPFFREVSEEEYAPFMRMVAKQIGMEYFDDSTYQANRMMYWASCPSNGEFIFEEQDGDPLDVDAYLAKYDDWRDVTQWPVSSRQSEAVKHSVSTQADPLQKSGIVGAFCRAYSIEEVIEKHLSDVYTPSAVDGRYDYIPGEGTAGVVVYDGKFAYSHHATDPASEKLLNAFDLVRIHKFGDDDSKKSFAAMAELASRDELVSSLLLAERRETAAQDFEGSDWETALVRDKNGVLVNSLRNLKLIMEHDSVLKGIVFNQLADNMEIRGEVPWKHPGRFWRDADDAQLICYVDDHYGTFSARNYEIGVTKVADDRSYHPIREFLDSLPPWDKVPRLDTLLIDYLGAPDNAYVRAVTRKTLCAAVARVRKPGIKFDNILVLNGPQGIGKSTIVALLGGEWYSDSLSLTDMNDKTAAEKLQGYWIMEIGELAGMRKADIDKVKAFISRQDDKYRASFGRRVTPHPRQCIFFGTTNCEGAYLRDGTGNRRFWTVKTPGGKRKPWDLSLEEIKQIWAEAVARYDAGESLYLDAELESVAKAEQDAVTEQDEREGLVRLYLDELLPANWNQMGLYERRDFLSGDDLSARGTEKRQTVSNMEIWCECFGRRKEDLRPIDSYAIAAIMAKIPEWQKLPEPRRIPIYGKQRIYSRL comes from the coding sequence ATGAAAATCGCGGTCTGTAATCGTAATACCGAGAAGCGGTACAAAAACAAAGAAATGAGCTGGGAGGACATCAAAGAGCGCAACCGTCATCCCATCCGTACCTCGGAAACCGTGGAAGAGTATCCGAAACTGCCGAAGGCACAGCGGGATATTGCCAAAGACCAGGGTGGCTTTGTCGGCGGCTGGCTGAGAGGCGGCATTCGGAAGAAAGGTCATGTCATCAGCAGGGAGTGCGGTGCGCTCGATGCTGATCACATTCCCGACGGGGAGGATTTTCTCGGTAAAGCAAAAGAAGTCCTCGCGGGCGTACGTTTCTTCATCTACTCCACCCACAGTCATGCGCCACAACATCAGCGGTATCGTCTCGTGATGCCGTTCTTCCGCGAAGTCAGTGAGGAAGAATATGCACCATTCATGCGTATGGTCGCAAAACAGATCGGCATGGAGTATTTCGATGACTCCACCTATCAGGCAAACCGCATGATGTACTGGGCTTCCTGCCCGTCCAACGGCGAGTTCATATTTGAGGAGCAGGACGGTGATCCGCTGGATGTGGATGCCTATCTCGCAAAATACGATGACTGGCGGGATGTGACACAATGGCCGGTATCTTCCCGCCAGTCCGAAGCCGTAAAGCACAGTGTCAGCACACAGGCAGATCCACTTCAGAAAAGTGGCATCGTCGGAGCCTTCTGCCGTGCCTACAGCATCGAGGAAGTCATTGAGAAACATCTCTCCGATGTCTATACACCGTCGGCGGTAGATGGGCGTTATGACTACATCCCCGGCGAAGGAACGGCGGGTGTGGTCGTCTATGACGGCAAATTCGCATACTCGCATCATGCAACCGATCCTGCCTCCGAAAAACTCCTGAACGCATTTGACCTCGTTCGAATCCATAAGTTCGGTGACGATGACTCCAAGAAGTCCTTTGCGGCGATGGCAGAACTTGCCAGTCGCGATGAACTCGTTTCCTCCTTGCTCCTCGCCGAGCGGAGGGAGACGGCGGCACAGGATTTTGAGGGCAGTGATTGGGAGACGGCACTCGTTCGTGACAAGAACGGCGTACTGGTCAACTCCCTGCGCAATTTGAAACTCATCATGGAGCATGATTCGGTCTTGAAGGGGATCGTATTCAACCAACTGGCGGACAATATGGAAATTCGGGGAGAAGTCCCGTGGAAGCATCCGGGGAGGTTCTGGCGGGATGCAGATGACGCGCAGCTCATCTGCTATGTAGACGATCACTATGGAACGTTCTCGGCACGAAACTATGAGATTGGTGTGACCAAGGTCGCCGACGACCGATCCTATCATCCCATCCGTGAGTTTTTAGACAGTCTGCCGCCGTGGGATAAAGTCCCGCGTCTGGACACCCTGCTCATTGATTATCTTGGAGCGCCGGATAATGCCTATGTACGTGCAGTCACGAGAAAGACACTCTGCGCCGCTGTTGCAAGAGTGCGGAAACCCGGCATCAAGTTCGACAACATTCTCGTCCTGAACGGACCGCAGGGAATCGGTAAATCTACAATCGTGGCACTTCTGGGCGGCGAGTGGTATTCCGACAGCCTGTCTCTGACCGACATGAACGACAAGACCGCAGCCGAAAAACTCCAAGGCTACTGGATCATGGAAATCGGAGAACTTGCGGGAATGCGGAAAGCCGACATCGACAAGGTCAAGGCGTTCATTTCGCGGCAGGATGATAAATACAGAGCCAGTTTCGGACGGCGTGTTACCCCGCATCCGAGGCAATGCATTTTCTTTGGCACGACCAACTGCGAGGGTGCATATCTCCGTGACGGTACAGGAAATCGCCGCTTTTGGACAGTCAAGACACCGGGCGGGAAAAGGAAGCCGTGGGATCTCTCTTTGGAGGAGATCAAGCAGATTTGGGCAGAGGCAGTCGCAAGATACGATGCTGGGGAATCCCTCTACCTTGACGCAGAGTTGGAGTCCGTGGCGAAAGCCGAGCAGGATGCCGTTACGGAGCAGGATGAGCGTGAAGGATTGGTGCGCCTCTATCTGGATGAACTTCTTCCTGCCAACTGGAATCAGATGGGGCTTTATGAACGGCGGGACTTCCTGAGCGGCGACGATCTTTCCGCACGAGGGACAGAAAAGCGGCAGACCGTCAGCAATATGGAGATCTGGTGTGAATGTTTTGGCAGACGGAAAGAGGATCTGCGTCCCATCGACAGCTATGCCATCGCTGCCATTATGGCAAAGATCCCCGAATGGCAGAAACTGCCCGAACCGAGACGCATCCCGATCTATGGCAAGCAGAGAATTTACAGCCGCTTGTGA
- a CDS encoding DUF7768 domain-containing protein, translating to MIERRNHEGYADPTAHAALTKVFRQNLFTYICSPYRDNPRVNVMRARQYCKFAVSRGRIPLAPHLYFPQFMSEVDEREKAMDMNFELLRLCGEVWVFGERITEGMETEIAHAGRLRKNIRYFTTKCEEVLAP from the coding sequence ATGATTGAGAGAAGAAATCACGAGGGCTATGCCGATCCTACAGCGCACGCAGCTCTCACCAAGGTATTCCGACAGAATCTGTTCACCTACATCTGCTCTCCCTATCGGGACAATCCGCGCGTCAATGTCATGCGGGCGCGGCAGTACTGCAAGTTTGCTGTGAGCAGGGGACGGATTCCCCTTGCGCCGCACTTGTACTTTCCTCAGTTCATGTCGGAGGTAGATGAGCGGGAGAAAGCGATGGATATGAACTTCGAGCTTCTGAGGCTGTGCGGCGAGGTCTGGGTGTTCGGCGAGCGAATCACCGAGGGCATGGAAACGGAGATTGCTCATGCCGGGAGACTGCGGAAGAACATCCGTTATTTCACAACCAAATGCGAGGAGGTGCTTGCTCCATGA
- a CDS encoding RNA polymerase sigma factor — protein MKIQLNGIIKDYSAQEVKALQQQGHRFQLSKKLGVYVPVPIQIHENGGTRDTGMDELVRRKATGEKFLKASGQAIYAPVDTEQYSVVMRPIWREDKREKREQHCIYEGKPCCANRSCDGCSHPVYRTISLERAVELNDPALPVHEDVTETVSCRERNRKLYEALGELDPIDHEILVRRAAGESERAIATAVGFKSKESIRKRMNKFMPGLQAQLKDFM, from the coding sequence ATGAAAATCCAGCTTAACGGTATTATCAAAGACTACTCTGCGCAGGAGGTCAAGGCTCTCCAACAGCAAGGGCATCGTTTTCAGCTCAGTAAGAAGCTGGGCGTGTATGTTCCCGTCCCAATCCAGATTCACGAAAATGGTGGAACCAGAGATACGGGGATGGATGAGCTCGTCCGTCGCAAAGCAACCGGCGAGAAATTCCTCAAGGCATCGGGACAGGCGATTTATGCGCCGGTCGATACCGAGCAATACTCCGTCGTCATGCGCCCCATCTGGCGGGAGGATAAGCGGGAAAAGCGCGAGCAGCACTGTATCTATGAAGGAAAACCCTGCTGCGCCAACCGCAGCTGTGATGGATGCTCACATCCCGTGTATCGGACAATCTCCTTGGAGCGTGCGGTGGAACTCAACGATCCCGCGCTTCCCGTTCACGAGGATGTCACCGAGACCGTCAGTTGCAGAGAGCGCAATCGCAAATTGTACGAGGCTCTCGGTGAACTCGATCCCATCGACCATGAAATTCTCGTCCGCAGAGCGGCGGGAGAGTCGGAGCGTGCCATTGCCACCGCTGTCGGCTTCAAATCTAAGGAAAGCATTCGTAAGCGCATGAATAAGTTCATGCCAGGGCTTCAGGCACAGCTCAAAGATTTTATGTAA
- a CDS encoding PDDEXK family nuclease: MREKDIEQKLAARTRAMGGIAPKFTSPGFDGMPDRLVLLPGGRMGFVELKAPGRKPRALQLARHRLLRRLGFKVYVIDKIDQIDSVLEEIDHE; this comes from the coding sequence ATGCGGGAAAAAGACATTGAGCAGAAACTTGCAGCAAGAACCAGAGCGATGGGCGGCATCGCTCCGAAGTTCACCTCGCCGGGATTTGATGGAATGCCCGACCGACTGGTGCTTTTGCCCGGCGGCAGAATGGGCTTTGTGGAGCTGAAAGCACCGGGCAGGAAGCCGAGAGCCTTGCAGTTGGCACGGCACAGGCTGCTTCGGCGGCTTGGATTCAAGGTGTATGTGATTGACAAGATAGATCAAATTGACAGCGTATTGGAGGAAATCGACCATGAATGA
- a CDS encoding DUF2800 domain-containing protein produces MARKHALLSASSAARWIACPPSARLNAEKSDTPSAYAAQGTDAHMLCEYKLRKALGERVRDPTKHLTSYDTEMEECAEAYCQFVMEQVEQFRAESKDTMVSVEQRVDFSAFVPDGFGTADTLIISGKKVCIVDYKHGKGIEVSADHNPQMMCYALGCIQMFDGLYDIEEVRMVIFQPRLANISEFSISKADLLAWAADTLVPAAKLAHAGEGEFSAGAHCQFCKIKATCRKRVEYNLELARYDFEMPPTLEDAEVEAVLAKADTLAAWVSDIKEYALQRAIQGKQWTDWKLVEGRSNRKYTDEAVVAKTVKEAGFEPYEQKLLGITAMTSLLGKNKFEELLGGFIVKPQGKPTLAPMSDKRPVMNTAAEDFKES; encoded by the coding sequence TTGGCACGTAAGCATGCCCTCCTCTCTGCATCCTCTGCCGCACGTTGGATCGCCTGTCCGCCGTCGGCACGACTCAATGCGGAGAAATCCGACACGCCGAGTGCGTACGCAGCCCAGGGGACGGACGCGCATATGCTCTGCGAGTACAAACTCCGCAAGGCTCTGGGTGAGCGGGTACGCGATCCGACCAAGCATCTCACTTCCTATGACACTGAGATGGAAGAGTGTGCTGAGGCATACTGCCAGTTCGTGATGGAGCAGGTCGAGCAGTTCCGTGCCGAGAGCAAGGACACGATGGTGTCGGTGGAGCAGCGCGTCGATTTCTCGGCGTTCGTGCCGGATGGCTTCGGCACAGCTGACACGCTCATCATTTCGGGCAAGAAAGTCTGCATTGTGGACTACAAGCACGGCAAAGGCATCGAGGTCAGTGCTGACCACAATCCGCAGATGATGTGTTACGCGCTCGGGTGCATCCAGATGTTCGACGGTCTCTATGACATCGAAGAGGTACGGATGGTGATCTTCCAACCTCGTCTCGCCAACATCTCGGAGTTCAGCATCTCGAAAGCCGACCTTCTGGCATGGGCGGCAGATACGCTTGTACCTGCGGCAAAACTGGCACACGCAGGAGAAGGCGAGTTCAGTGCAGGGGCGCACTGTCAGTTCTGCAAGATCAAGGCGACCTGCCGTAAACGGGTAGAGTACAATCTGGAACTCGCCCGGTATGACTTCGAGATGCCGCCGACACTGGAGGATGCCGAGGTGGAGGCGGTGCTTGCAAAAGCCGACACGCTCGCCGCATGGGTCAGCGACATCAAGGAATACGCCTTGCAGCGGGCGATTCAAGGAAAACAGTGGACGGACTGGAAACTGGTCGAAGGTCGCTCGAATCGGAAATACACTGACGAGGCGGTTGTCGCTAAAACCGTCAAAGAAGCGGGCTTCGAGCCGTATGAGCAGAAACTGCTCGGGATTACAGCGATGACCAGTCTGCTCGGAAAAAATAAGTTTGAGGAACTGCTCGGAGGCTTCATCGTAAAGCCACAGGGGAAACCAACCCTTGCTCCGATGAGCGACAAGCGGCCTGTGATGAATACTGCAGCAGAAGATTTTAAGGAAAGTTGA